A genome region from Arachis duranensis cultivar V14167 chromosome 8, aradu.V14167.gnm2.J7QH, whole genome shotgun sequence includes the following:
- the LOC107461213 gene encoding heat stress transcription factor A-2 has protein sequence MAGRMRVKEEEETVVLCGSGPGGSSSSSSVSPQPMEGLHDVGPPPFLTKTFEVVEDPSTDSIVSWSRARNSFVVWDSHRFSTTILPRYFKHNNFSSFVRQLNTYGFRKVDPDRWEFANEGFLAGQKHLLRTIKRRRNVTQSSTNTIQHGEGGGGGSCVELGEFGLEGEIERLRRDRTVLMAEIVKLRQQQHNSRERICSMESRLQVTEKKQTQMMTFLAKALHNQSFIHNLSLQNRELQGFEMSRKRRITATASVENLQEDPVAVEEQEELTSIGCEIETLLSSACDNESSSEMKEPTAAAAAAATSENIWEDLLSEDLVGGNPEDEVVIGDYPHQNLEDLAATNTGDWSEDLQKLVDHMGFLASNP, from the exons atggcgggaagaATGAGAgtgaaggaggaagaggagacTGTGGTTTTGTGTGGGAGCGGACCAGGTggttcatcttcttcatcaagCGTGTCACCGCAACCCATGGAAGGGTTGCACGATGTGGGACCACCACCGTTTCTGACGAAGACCTTCGAAGTGGTGGAGGATCCTTCCACCGACTCCATTGTTTCTTGGAGCAGAGCTCGCAACAGCTTCGTTGTGTGGGACTCGCACAGATTCTCCACCACGATCTTGCCTCGTTACTTCAAGCACAACAACTTCTCCAGCTTCGTTCGCCAACTCAACACTTAC GGGTTTAGGAAAGTGGATCCTGATCGATGGGAATTTGCGAACGAGGGGTTCTTGGCAGGGCAGAAGCACTTGTTGAGGACGATAAAGAGGAGGAGGAATGTGACGCAGTCGTCAACGAACACGATCCAGCatggagaaggaggaggaggaggaagttGTGTTGAGTTAGGTGAGTTTGGTTTGGAAGGTGAGATAGAGAGGCTGAGAAGGGATAGGACGGTGTTAATGGCGGAGATCGTGAAGCTGAGGCAGCAACAGCACAACTCAAGGGAGCGGATTTGTTCAATGGAGTCAAGGTTGCAAGTCACAGAGAAGAAACAAACTCAGATGATGACTTTCCTGGCCAAAGCACTCCACAACCAGTCTTTCATTCATAACCTTTCTCTTCAGAACAGAGAATTACAGGGTTTTGAGATGAGCAGGAAGAGGAGAATAACTGCTACCGCAAGTGTGGAGAATCTGCAAGAGGATCCTGTTGCTGTTGAAGAGCAAGAGGAATTGACGAGTATTGGGTGTGAGATAGAGACACTTTTGTCAAGTGCTTGCGATAATGAATCAAGCAGTGAAATGAAGGAGCctactgctgctgctgctgctgctgctaccAGTGAGAATATATGGGAAGATTTGCTTAGTGAGGATTTAGTTGGTGGGAATCCGGAGGATGAAGTTGTCATTGGTGATTACCCACACCAAAATCTTGAAGATTTGGCTGCAACAAACACTGGTGATTGGTCTGAAGACTTGCAGAAACTTGTGGATCATATGGGTTTTCTTGCCTCTAATCCATAA
- the LOC107461146 gene encoding uncharacterized protein LOC107461146, producing the protein MIVSSWNVRGLRGDGKLRMVKELRNKHKLDMVGLTETKKQVVTRFDVTRIWGNNGVGWEYVGSDGASGGLLLIWNDLVFRDFNEIVHEGKRKGGTSLTQSAEEFKSMPLSDRKFTWFRGRSCSRIDRALLSLEWLQEFPESRLRGGLRGLSDHCPIILEDRKLSFGPSPFRSLDSWFTHEGFLRMVKEEWRDLGDKPFTDKFKALTVPLGRWHKDNFSEIDKKIAKFEEEIKRLDDMISNGVYDGTMEARRKALVTCCERWYVRKEVHGKQMSRSRHAKDMDKNTRYFHNIASARRRNNWIDTLVINGKRVRNQARIKIAIREFYKDLYHQERSPKVSFRDGLVEKIDELDAGTLEVLPSAEEIREAVWDCESSKAPGCDRYNLNFIKRCWDEIRAEFTAALMEFFQTYKLLADSNIT; encoded by the exons atgatTGTTAGTTCATGGAATGTTAGGGGGTTACGAGGTGATGGGAAGTTGCGAATGGTGAAGGAACTTAGGAATAAACATAAGTTAGATATGGTTGGGTTGACTGAGACCAAAAAGCAGGTAGTGACAAGGTTCGACGTTACAAGAATTTGGGGAAATAACGGTGTAGGATGGGAATATGTGGGATCTGATGGTGCCTCCGGTGGACTGTTGTTAATTTGGAATGATTTGGTGTTTA GAGACTTTAATGAAATAGTACACGAAGGGAAAAGAAAAGGTGGTACTAGTTTAACTCAGTCTGCGGAAGAATTCAAGAGTATGCCGCTTTCTGATCGCAAATTTACATGGTTCAGGGGACGGTCTTGTAGCCGGATAGATAGGGCTCTGCTGAGTTTGGAGTGGTTACAAGAGTTCCCAGAGTCTCGGCTTCGAGGTGGGCTGAGGGGCTTGTCAGACCATTGCCCTATAATACTTGAGGACAGGAAGTTGTCGTTTGGTCCAAGCCCGTTCAGAAGCCTGGACTCGTGGTTCACACATGAGGGTTTTCTCAGAATGGTGAAGGAGGAGTGGAGAGATCTAGGGGATAAACCTTTCACAGATAAATTTAAGGCTTTGACTGTTCCATTGGGGAGATGGCATAAGGACAATTTTAGTGAGATAGACAAAAAGATTGCAAAATTTGAGGAAGAAATCAAGAGACTTGATGATATGATAAGTAATGGAGTGTATGATGGAACAATGGAGGCTAGAAGAAAGGCGTTGGTCACTTGCTGTGAGAGATGGTATGTGAGAAAAGAGGTACATGGGAAACAGATGTCTCGGTCTCGGCATGCAAAGGATATGGACAAAAATACAAGGTACTTCCACAATATAGCATCAGCAAGAAGGCGGAATAATTGGATTGATACACTGGTAATTAATGGCAAAAGGGTCCGGAACCAAGCTAGAATAAAGATTGCTATCAGAGAATTTTACAAAGATTTATATCATCAAGAACGGTCTCCCAAGGTGAGCTTCAGGGATGGGTTGGTGGAGAAAATAGACGAGCTAGATGCTGGGACTTTAGAAGTGCTACCGTCGGCTGAGGAAATCCGAGAAGCTGTATGGGACTGCGAGTCATCTAAGGCACCAGGGTGTGATAGGTACAACTTGAATTTCATCAAGAGATGTTGGGATGAAATTAGGGCAGAGTTCACGGCAGCATTAATGGAGTTCTTTCAGACGTACAAGCTACTGGCGGATTCCAATATCACTTGA
- the LOC107461145 gene encoding uncharacterized protein LOC107461145 — protein MRLSLGENNNIQELINFAEWLLKIGDGLAGDTTDGESIVHIPSDILINNCETALDDLIDFVYPDMLSNLSVENYFKDRAILAPTLDCVADVNNKMTAGLPGQERVYLSSDSVCAEEGNMEFELDAFSPEILNGINCSGLPPQKLVMKVGAPVMLLRNIDQTNGLCNGPRMQVRRMENHMIECKTLTGNKAESIVLIPRLNLIPNNETLSVRFQRRQFPIIMSFAMRINNSQRQTLSKVRIYLPRPVFTHDQLYVALSRITSKDGLRVLLQDHGHLEDKCTMNMLYREVFESI, from the coding sequence ATGAGATTGTCACTAggtgaaaacaacaacatacaAGAACTCATAAATTTTGCagaatggctactcaaaattgGTGATGGTTTGGCTGGTGATACAACAGATGGTGAATCAATCGTTCATATACCATCTGACATTTTGATTAATAACTGTGAGACAGCTTTGGATGACCTCATTGATTTCGTGTATCCAGATATGTTATCCAATTTATCTGTTGAAAATTATTTCAAGGATAGAGCAATTCTTGCACCAACTTTGGATTGTGTCGCTGATGTCAACAACAAGATGACTGCAGGGTTACCTGGACAAGAAAGAGTCTACTTAAGTTCAGACTCTGTGTGTGCTGAAGAGGGAAATATGGAATTTGAGTTAGATGCTTTCTCGCCGGAGATTCTAAATGGAATAAATTGTTCAGGTCTACCACCACAGAAGTTGGTTATGAAGGTTGGCGCTCCTGTTATGTTGCTGCGGAATATAGACCAAACTAATGGTTTGTGCAATGGACCGAGGATGCAAGTTAGAAGAATGGAAAATCATATGATAGAATGCAAGACTTTAACTGGTAACAAAGCTGAAAGTATTGTTCTTATCCCAAGACTGAATCTAATTCCAAATAATGAAACATTGTCAGTCAGGTTTCAAAGAAGACAATTCCCAATTATCATGTCATTTGCAATGAGAATAAATAATTCCCAGAGACAAACTCTATCAAAAGTTAGAATTTACCTTCCAAGGCCAGTTTTCACCCATGATCAATTGTATGTTGCGTTATCAAGGATAACGAGTAAAGATGGTCTGCGAGTGCTATTGCAAGATCATGGACACTTGGAAGATAAATGCACGATGAATATGTTATATAGAGAAGTTTTTGAGAGTATATAA
- the LOC107461148 gene encoding uncharacterized mitochondrial protein AtMg01250-like: MGFGQKWRAWVRECVTTASMSVLINGSPSKSFKMERGLRQGDPLSPFLFVLVVDVLHRMIEEVVRNGRISPLLLGKDSIVLSHLQFADDTILFCPLEEETIKNYRRLLRCFELMSGLSINFDKSSLIPINCDEQ; this comes from the coding sequence ATGGGATTCGGCCAGAAGTGGAGAGCATGGGTTAGGGAGTGTGTGACCACTGCTTCTATGTCGGTTCTGATAAACGGTTCGCCTTCTAAGTCGTTCAAGATGGAACGAGGCTTGAGACAAGGTGACCCCCTTTCACCCTTCTTGTTTGTTCTAGTTGTGGATGTACTGCATCGAATGATTGAAGAGGTAGTTAGGAACGGACGGATATCACCACTGTTGCTTGGCAAAGACAGTATAGTATTGTCACACCTTCAATTTGCAGATGATACTATTCTTTTCTGTCCACTAGAAGAGGAGACTATCAAGAATTACAGGAGGCTACTGAGGTGCTTTGAGTTGATGTCAGGGCTTAGTATCAATTTTGATAAGTCCAGCCTGATTCCAATCAATTGTGATGAGCAGTAG